The genomic stretch GGCAAACGAATATTTGCACTGCTTTTGGAGATGAAAGATTTCAAAGTATTGACATCAGACTTTGATAAAACCGCCAATTCATCGAGGTTACAAATCAAATTTTTACAAATGGAAATGATACCATCTTTGTCGATGGAGATATTTTCGGTGTAATAATTTTCTAATTTTGGAGGAATTAAAAATCGTAAAAAAGAGGACTTCCCCGAATTTTGATGTGATGCTAAAACCAATGACTGTTTATTGACATAACCTCTATTTAATGAACATAATACCGCTCTTGTTAGCCATTTTTCAAAATGATAACAAAATGCTTCATTATCATTGGTTTTAAGATATTGAGAGAGTTTCTTGATGTAATCTATACCATCCCAAGTTTCTAAATTTTCAAAATACTCACGAATTGGATTGTATTGCTGAATCAAATGGCTTCTAACTAGAATTTCCAATTTATTCATATTAATTTCAATTCCAGACTGTGCTAACTCAATCAATAAAGAATTGATGTTGAGAACAGTCCAAGTTCCAACCTGCTCTTTCAACTGAATTTCCAACTCCAAAGCAATGGTATTAAAACGAATGTTGTATTTTTCGTCTAAATAATTCATCGCTCGATCGTAAATCGTTTTGGAAGGTGTATCAGATTGATACAAGAATTTTTCTTCGTTCATAACCTTATCTATTTCGGTTATGATATTTCAGAGCTTCGGATTCTATTTCTAGTAAGGTTTTCTTTTTACCTTTAGAAATCCATTCCAAAAGTTCATCTTCAAAAAAATAGAGTTTTTTACCGTTTTTGTAACACGGAATTTTTCTTTGCCTTACAAGAGTATAAATTGTAGGTTTGGCTTTCCCTATTATCTTACATACATCTTCAATTCCTATAGGAATGCGTTTTTCTTTAGGTTCAGAAATTTTCGCATTCTGAACCATAGATTTAATTTCGGCAATTTCGTTCGTTAAGTGAGCAACTGCTTTTGGCAGGTTTTCAAAAGAAATTTCATTTACGTCCATAATTATCGTTTATGATTGTTATGGTGCAATGATAATTTATGTTATATGTATGTTTTTTGTATGATAAAGAATGTTTAAATCATACTAATAACATAAATGGTTTTCTGCTCAATATTAATTGTATTTTCCTTTACTAAAGGAGGTTATCTTCAATTTTTATTAATCCTTCCTCTTTTCTCGAAGAGAGTAATTTTTCTATTGTTGATTCTTCCATTTCTTTAAAACTTTCAGAAAAAACAATTTTCAAAAATTTAGCGACATCTTTTCTCTGATTGTTTCCTCTATAATGATGCCACACATTCCATCCGAAATGCATTAGATCAATCGTTTTAAGAGTATTCACTCTTATTGGAGTAATAGTATCAATCTTACTATCTTTCAAAAATTCTATTAAATAAATGCTAAATCTATTGATTTCTTCATCCGAAAAGTATGGTGCAAATTTTTCTTTAGTGTATTGAACAATAAAACCCAGCTTTTCCTGTACGATTTTTTCACTTTCAGATTTTGCCTTAATTCTTATTTTTTCAATATCAGATATTTCAATAGGTTCTTCATTTTCCAATATTGTTTCGGATATTTTTTTTTCAACTTCAAAAGCTGGTTCTTCTTCGATAATATTTGGGAAACTTTGCATGTGTTTTTCATTCAATTCAAAATTCTCCGTAGAATTAACTATTTGGATATTCTTTGAATCGTCTTCTTGTTCTTCATCTAATTTGGATTTTGAATTGTTTAAAAAACGTTTTACTATCCAATTTACTATTGGATCAAGAAATAAAATTACAAATACGAATATTAATACACCCAAACCAATACCACCCCAGAAAAACAAATTAATTGTAAATTCATCTGCTCCATTTCTAATAGAATATTCTCTAGCAGCATTACCTATGAATATGCAAGCTAGAAAAACTGACAAACAAATAGCGATATATTCAAAGTACTTTATTTTCATTCAGATTGATTTTTTAAAGATTTTAATTGTATCGCTTCCGCCGCTCTATTTTTCTTTTCATCAATCACTTTTGCATAGACTTGTGTAGTCTTCACATTCGTATGACCAAGCATTTTGCTCACTGTATAAATATCAGTACCGCTTGAAAGTTGCAAAGTAGCAAAAGTGTGACGAAAGCAGTGAAAAGTGATGTTTTTATTGATTCCTGCTTTTGCAACCCAAGTCTTTAATGGTCGATTAATCCATGCTGGATTGGTTAAATTTTCAAAAACCAAATCATTTGGAGATTTTGGTTCTCCGCAAATTTCTAAAGCCTGTTGAGAAATCGGCAAATATTCTACACCTTTTGTCTTTTTTTGAGTGAAATTAATTCTCGGTTGATTGTTATCTAAACTTATTTCATTCCACTTCAGTTTTTGAATATCAGAATGTCGCAAACCTGTTAATGCAGAAAAAAGTGCGGCACGCTTCAGAATATCATTTTCACAAGGAGTAGCAACTAAAGTATTCAGTTCATCAATTGTTAAATATTCTCTTCTTGATTCTTCACTTGGAATTCCTTTTATTTTTGCAGCAATATCTGTCGTAAAATAACCATCAATGAAAGCTTGTTTCAACGCAGCTTTAAAAACAGAAAAATAAGTTGATGCACTATTTTGAGATAATTTCCCATTTTTATTTCCACCGCGAGGTGCATTCAAAAGAAAGGCTTTAAAATTCTCACAAAATTTAATATCAATTTTAGAAAAAGGGATTTCAGAACCTTCATAAGAGATTAAAAAGTCAATTGTTCTTTCCCAATTTATCTTAATTGATTCTGAATTATTTTTATGGCGTATTTTAATTAATGCTTCGAAATATTTAACAAAATTTACCTGTGATTTTTCTTTTTGTTCTGCCTGAATTTGGTCGAGCTCATTATAAAGCTCAATATTGTCGTATTCTCTTTGTCTTAATTTCCTTACTGAATCTGCATAAAACATTGTTTCTCTATCGTTTTCACTTTTGCAAATAATAATTCCATTATCGTCTCTTTTAGGTTTATAAGAAATTGACTTTTGAGTCGTTTTCGCTGGTCTTTTTTTATCAAATTCTACAGTTGTTACACTTCGATTGAGATACTCACGGATTCTTTGAGGAGTTTTCTTTCCCGAAATCATCACAGGATAACTTTCCAAATAGATGTACCATTCTTTTCGGTTTTCTGCTTTTCTTAACCTTACGGTGACTTTAGTTTTTAAAAGTTCTTTCATTGTCCTGCGAAGATTTTGTCAATAAGATTTTTTGGTGCATACACAAAACTACCTACTTTTTTAGTTGGTATTTTGTTTTTCTTAATTACAAGATAAATAGTACTTGGATCTGCACGGAATTTTGTACTTATCTCTGAAATCGTGTAGCAATTTCCTATTTCAAAGTTTGGTTTTTCTTCTTTTTTCTTTTCAATAGGCATTTCTATTGTAGAAAATAAGCTCTCTAAATCTGCTCGTTTTACTCGAGTTAATCTTATCCCAAGATTAGCACCACCAATCAATCCTTTTTTTATCATTCTATGAATGGTATCTTTTGAAATTCCAAACATTACAGTTGCTTCAGAAACAGAGATAAATTCCCGAGTTTGAACTTCCGCAATTTTATTAGAATATTTTTGTAACAGATTTTCTTTTTCTTTTTGTTGCTTTTCTAATTTCTTGCGTTCCTTTCCTGATTTATTTGCACAAGAAACACCGCAAAAACGTGTCGTAACTGTCTTTGCTTCAAAGGGTTTAGAGCACTGCTCACATACTCTTGGTATTTTTAATTTACTAAATCCCATTCTGAAATAACATCGGGTACATTGTCACTTTTTATGTATTTTTTAATTATTTTAGCGCATAAGGCGCACATTACATCCAAATAACGCGCGGTACAAATATGGTACGAAAATATGACAAAAAACGATTAAAAACAAGCATTTTTCAAAAATTGTTAAAAATAAAAATCGCCGTAAATATTACATTTACAGCGATTTACTCATTTATTTTAATTGATTTTAATCAGTCCTTACTTGACTTCTTCGAAGTCTGCATCCTGTACATCATCAGCTCCAGCATTTCCGCCAGGATTTTGAGCACCTGCATCAGCACCTGGCTGTTGACCAGCTGCATATAATTCTTCAGAAGCTGCCATCCATGCTGCATCTAACGCTTCAGTTTTTGCTTTTACGTCGTCAACATTTTTAGCTTCGAAAGCAGTTTTTAATTCTGCGTGAGCTGCTTCAATAGCTGCTTTTTTGTCAGCAGAAAGCTTTTCACCGAATTCTTTCAATTGCTTCTCAGTTTGGAAGATCAATCCATCAGCTTTATTGAAGATCTCAACTTCTTCTTTTCTCTTAGCATCTGCTGCAGAGTTTTCCTGAGCTTCTTTCTTCATTCTTTCGATTTCTTCGTCAGAAAGACCTGAAGATGCCTGGATTTTGATAGACTGCTCTTTACCAGTTCCTTTATCTTTAGCAGATACACTTAAGATACCGTTCGCATCAATATCGAAAGTTACTTCAATTTGAGGAACTCCTCTTGGTGCTGGTGGAATATCTGTAAGGTCGAATCTACCGATTTCTTTGTTATCGTTGAACATAGATCTTTCACCTTGTCCTACTCTGATGCTTACCGCTGGCTGGTTGTCAGAAGCTGTAGAGAATACTTCAGATTTCTTAGTTGGGATTGTAGTGTTCGCTTCAATTAATTTAGTGAATACAGAACCCATCGTTTCGATACCTAAAGAAAGTGGGGTAACGTCAAGAAGTAATACGTCTTTTACGTCTCCTGTTAATACACCTCCCTGGATCGCTGCACCAATTGCTACAACCTCATCCGGGTTAACTCCTTTAGATGGTTTTTTACCGAAGAATTTTTCTACTTCTTCCTGGATGATTGGGATTCTTGTAGAACCTCCTACCAAGATTACCTCGTCGATATCAGAAGTTGATAAACCTGCATCTTTTAATGCTTTAGCAACCGGCTCCATAGATCTTCTTACTAGATCTGCGGATAATTGCTCGAATTTAGCTTTAGTTAAAGTCTTCACTAAGTGTTTAGGACCTGTAGCAGTAGCGGTGATATATGGTAAGTTAATTTCAGTCTGTGGAGAAGAAGATAACTCGATTTTTGCTTTTTCAGCAGCTTCTTTCAATCTTTGAAGAGCAATAGCATCAGATTTTAAATCAACACCTTCTTCAGCTTTGAACTCATCTGCCATCCAGTTGATGATCACATCATCGAAGTCGTCACCTCCCAGGTGAGTATCACCGTTTGTAGCCAATACTTCGAATACACCATCTCCTAAATCAAGGATAGAGATATCGAAAGTACCACCTCCAAGGTCATATACTGCGATTTTCTGATCTTTATGGTTTTTATCAAGACCATAAGCTAATGCTGCAGCTGTAGGTTCGTTGATAATTCTTTCTACTTTAAGACCTGCGATTTCACCAGCTTCTTTAGTAGCTTGTCTTTGAGCATCGTTAAAATAGGCAGGAACAGTGATTACCGCTCTTGTTACTTCCTGACCAAGGTAATCTTCAGCAGTTTTCTTCATTTTCTGAAGCGTCATTGCAGAAATTTCCTGTGGTGTATATTCTCTGTCGTCGATTTTCACTTTTACTGTATCGTTTGGCCCAGCAACAACTTTATAAGGTACTCTTGAGATTTCGGCAGCATCTTCTTTGAAGTGTGTACCGATAAATCTTTTGATAGAGTAAACAGTTTTAGTTGGATTCGTTACAGCCTGTCTTTTTGCAGGATCACCTACTTTTCTTTCTCCGTCTTCTGTAAATGCTACAATAGAAGGAGTGGTTCTTTTACCTTCTGCGTTAGGAATAACAACAGGGTCTTTACCCTCCATAACAGCAACACAAGAGTTGGTTGTTCCTAAGTCAATTCCAATTATTTTACTCATAATATTTTTATTTTTTTCTAATTTTTATATTTAATTTACATTCACTATTTCACAACATTTGTACCATATTCCGTTTTGTGACAAAATGACACAATCAAGACAAAAACCCTGAAATAATCAGGGTTTCATTTTATTTAATGTGGAAATTTTTTCCCTTATATTCCGAAAAAGGGATGAAAAAGGAAGTGTTCTGGCAGATGCTTTATTCAGAAAAGTACTTAGAAGACTTTACTTATAGCTCTCCTTATAATTTCCTGACCATTGGTATATACGGATACTATCCGTTTCTAAAGGCTTACCATTCAGGAAAATTTCAATTGAATGATTGTCTGCTGCAATTTTCACCTGCATATCAATCTTATTTCCTGCCTGTTTAAATGCTTCGTTGGTCTTTTCCCAGTTGAAAAAAGCACGCGCATTTCGCTGTTCCTGTTTTTCTTTTCCGGTTTCCCAGAAAAAGACCATTTCCTGAGGAATGGCTCTTTCTTTATAAGGCATGTTTAAAACCCACGGCCTTAATGCCCCTTCTTTTTCACCGTTATAAGTATAATTGAGAACTTCAAACAATCTGAATTTTGGATTGGCAGATGTAACCACCGGACGCCAATGGTAACGCTCTCTGTAATCATCCCATTCTTTGGGGGCTGGCATCAGGAATAAAAGCAAGTTTTATTTCTTCTTTGTAACGTTCAGGGCTTATACGATACATCGCCAGGTATTTTTCCTTAGCCTTGGCAATTTCTACGGGATCTGTAACAGGTTGGGCCTGATATCTTCCCAATTCAATGCGGGTATTTCCAAAGTTGAGCCATACCACAACCATACCCTTGGGGGCAAAACCAAAAACCAATGTAGAAAAACTATCATAAGCATTAACTCCATTAGATGCACTATATCCCCTACCTAATCTCTTATATTCCTTAGTTTCACTTTTTAAATCATCCCATCTGGAATAGGCCCGTTCCATATAATCCTTAATAGTATCCACTGGAAAATCCACATTTAATCGATAAAAAGTTTCTGTCCCTTCATATCTTGAATAATAGGTAATATCTGCACCAATTGGAGTTCCATATTGTTCCGTCCATGATTTACCTGAGTCACCCCAATTTCCGGAGCTGCCACCATAAGGCAATCCCGCACGAGTACCTTCCAATGTTTTTATTTTATCAAATACAGGCTCTATTCTATATTTTGTCCCAGCAGAACTTATTTCAACATGAAAAGCCAATTTTTTATCATTCATCTTCTGACATTGTGTTAAATGAATACATAGTATGAAACATACAACACACTGCAAGACATAACTTATATTCATTCTCATACAACTATCATATCAATATTCGGATTATTTATAGCTTTCCTTATAATCTCCTGACCATTGGTAAATACGGATACTGTCCGTTTCCAAAGGCTTACCATTGAGTAAAATTTCAATTGAGTGATTGTCTGCTGCAATTTTCACCTGCATATCGATCTTATTTCCTGCCTGTTTAAATGCTTCATTGGTCTTTTCCCAATTGAAAAAGGCACGCACATTTCGTTGTTCCTGTTTTTCTTTCCCGGTTTCCCATGTAAATACCATTTCCTGAGGAATCGCTCTTTCTTTATAAGGCATGTTTAAAACCCACGGCCTTAATGCCCCTTCTTTTTCACCATTATAGGTGTAATTCAGCACTTCAAATAACCTGAATTTAGGATTCGTAGAAGTTACCACAGGACGCCAATGGTAACGCTGCCTGTAATCATCCCATTCTTTTGGACTGGCATCAGGAATAAAATATTCTTTCTGGGACTCCACATAGCGTTCCAGGCTTATACGATACATCTTAAGATATTTTTCTTTTGCTTTGGCTATTTCTACAGGATCTGTAACAGGTTGAGCCTGATATCTTCCCAATTCAATACGGGTATTTCCAAAGTTGAGCCATACCACGACCATACCCTTAGGAGCAAAACCAAAAACCAATGTAGAAAAACTGTCATAAGCATTAACACCATTAGAAGCACTATAACCTCTACCTAACCTCTTATATTCCTTGGTTTCACCTTGTAAGTCATCCCATCTGGAATAAGCTCGCTCCATATAATCCTTTATAGTATCTACAGGAAAATCTACATTCAAGCGATAATACTTATTTTCATAATCAGCATAATAGGTAATATCTGCACCAATAGGGGTTCCATATTGTTCCGTCCATGATGATCCTGAATCTCCCCAATTCCCGGAAGAACTTCCATAAGGCAATCCTGCCCGGTTGCCTTCCAACGTTTTTATTTTATCAAATACAGGGGTAACCTGATATCTATTATCAGGCTGTGATATCTCTACCTGAAATGCCATCTTTTTATCATCCATTTTTTGACATTGTATTAAATGAATACATAGTATAAAACATATAACACGCTGCAAAACATAACTTATACTCATTCTCATACAACTATCAATACTGGATTATTTATAGCTTTCCTTATAATCTCCCGACCATTGGTAAATACGGATACTGTCCGTTTCCAAAGGCTTACCATTCAGTAAAATTTCAATAGAACTATTGTCTGCTGCAATT from Chryseobacterium indologenes encodes the following:
- a CDS encoding DUF2931 family protein codes for the protein MNDKKLAFHVEISSAGTKYRIEPVFDKIKTLEGTRAGLPYGGSSGNWGDSGKSWTEQYGTPIGADITYYSRYEGTETFYRLNVDFPVDTIKDYMERAYSRWDDLKSETKEYKRLGRGYSASNGVNAYDSFSTLVFGFAPKGMVVVWLNFGNTRIELGRYQAQPVTDPVEIAKAKEKYLAMYRISPERYKEEIKLAFIPDASPQRMG
- the dnaK gene encoding molecular chaperone DnaK, which produces MSKIIGIDLGTTNSCVAVMEGKDPVVIPNAEGKRTTPSIVAFTEDGERKVGDPAKRQAVTNPTKTVYSIKRFIGTHFKEDAAEISRVPYKVVAGPNDTVKVKIDDREYTPQEISAMTLQKMKKTAEDYLGQEVTRAVITVPAYFNDAQRQATKEAGEIAGLKVERIINEPTAAALAYGLDKNHKDQKIAVYDLGGGTFDISILDLGDGVFEVLATNGDTHLGGDDFDDVIINWMADEFKAEEGVDLKSDAIALQRLKEAAEKAKIELSSSPQTEINLPYITATATGPKHLVKTLTKAKFEQLSADLVRRSMEPVAKALKDAGLSTSDIDEVILVGGSTRIPIIQEEVEKFFGKKPSKGVNPDEVVAIGAAIQGGVLTGDVKDVLLLDVTPLSLGIETMGSVFTKLIEANTTIPTKKSEVFSTASDNQPAVSIRVGQGERSMFNDNKEIGRFDLTDIPPAPRGVPQIEVTFDIDANGILSVSAKDKGTGKEQSIKIQASSGLSDEEIERMKKEAQENSAADAKRKEEVEIFNKADGLIFQTEKQLKEFGEKLSADKKAAIEAAHAELKTAFEAKNVDDVKAKTEALDAAWMAASEELYAAGQQPGADAGAQNPGGNAGADDVQDADFEEVK
- a CDS encoding VapE domain-containing protein, encoding MNEEKFLYQSDTPSKTIYDRAMNYLDEKYNIRFNTIALELEIQLKEQVGTWTVLNINSLLIELAQSGIEINMNKLEILVRSHLIQQYNPIREYFENLETWDGIDYIKKLSQYLKTNDNEAFCYHFEKWLTRAVLCSLNRGYVNKQSLVLASHQNSGKSSFLRFLIPPKLENYYTENISIDKDGIISICKNLICNLDELAVLSKSDVNTLKSFISKSSANIRLPYARKAEFLERICSFVGSTNRTDFLTDETGSIRWLIFEVYSFDFEYSKEIDMDKVWSQAYYNAFERKNYNPELTASDIAENEKRNEKYAQVSMEQELISAHFEKSEKMEEFLTATDIMLAMNNALGLRLNNVKIGKALTSLKYQRIKHPQLQVYGYLIKRKSE
- a CDS encoding site-specific integrase is translated as MKELLKTKVTVRLRKAENRKEWYIYLESYPVMISGKKTPQRIREYLNRSVTTVEFDKKRPAKTTQKSISYKPKRDDNGIIICKSENDRETMFYADSVRKLRQREYDNIELYNELDQIQAEQKEKSQVNFVKYFEALIKIRHKNNSESIKINWERTIDFLISYEGSEIPFSKIDIKFCENFKAFLLNAPRGGNKNGKLSQNSASTYFSVFKAALKQAFIDGYFTTDIAAKIKGIPSEESRREYLTIDELNTLVATPCENDILKRAALFSALTGLRHSDIQKLKWNEISLDNNQPRINFTQKKTKGVEYLPISQQALEICGEPKSPNDLVFENLTNPAWINRPLKTWVAKAGINKNITFHCFRHTFATLQLSSGTDIYTVSKMLGHTNVKTTQVYAKVIDEKKNRAAEAIQLKSLKNQSE
- a CDS encoding helix-turn-helix domain-containing protein — translated: MGFSKLKIPRVCEQCSKPFEAKTVTTRFCGVSCANKSGKERKKLEKQQKEKENLLQKYSNKIAEVQTREFISVSEATVMFGISKDTIHRMIKKGLIGGANLGIRLTRVKRADLESLFSTIEMPIEKKKEEKPNFEIGNCYTISEISTKFRADPSTIYLVIKKNKIPTKKVGSFVYAPKNLIDKIFAGQ
- a CDS encoding DUF2931 family protein is translated as MDDKKMAFQVEISQPDNRYQVTPVFDKIKTLEGNRAGLPYGSSSGNWGDSGSSWTEQYGTPIGADITYYADYENKYYRLNVDFPVDTIKDYMERAYSRWDDLQGETKEYKRLGRGYSASNGVNAYDSFSTLVFGFAPKGMVVVWLNFGNTRIELGRYQAQPVTDPVEIAKAKEKYLKMYRISLERYVESQKEYFIPDASPKEWDDYRQRYHWRPVVTSTNPKFRLFEVLNYTYNGEKEGALRPWVLNMPYKERAIPQEMVFTWETGKEKQEQRNVRAFFNWEKTNEAFKQAGNKIDMQVKIAADNHSIEILLNGKPLETDSIRIYQWSGDYKESYK
- a CDS encoding helix-turn-helix domain-containing protein; protein product: MDVNEISFENLPKAVAHLTNEIAEIKSMVQNAKISEPKEKRIPIGIEDVCKIIGKAKPTIYTLVRQRKIPCYKNGKKLYFFEDELLEWISKGKKKTLLEIESEALKYHNRNR